A region of the Conyzicola lurida genome:
GGCGCATCGCCAGCTCGTTCACCAGGAGGCGGTCGTCGGTGGTCTCGAACAGTTCGACGGCGAGCACGCCGGTCACCCCGAGCGACTCCGCCACGGTCGTGGCGATGTCGGCCGCGACATCCGCCAGCTTGCCTGCCGAATTGGGAGCCGGGGCGATGACTTCGGCGCAGACGCCGTCGCGCTGCACCGATTCGACGACGGGCCAGAGGGCGAGTTCGCCGCTCGGCCGGCGCGCGACCAGCTGGGCGAGTTCGCGGCGGAACTCGACGAGCTCCTCGACGAGCAGGGGTTTGCCGTCGGCCTCGGCGAACCAGTCGGCCGCCTCGGCGGCGTCGCGCACGACGCGCACGCCCTTGCCGTCGTAGCCGCCGGTCGGGGTCTTGAGCACGGCGCTGCCGCCGTGGTCGGCGAGGAAGGCCGCGAGCTCGTCGGTGTCCGAGACACGGGCCCAGTCGGGAACCGGGATGCCGAGGGCGGCGAGCCGCTCGCGCATGGCGAGCTTGTCCTGGGCTAACTGCAGCGGGTCGGGACCGGGCTGCACGTTGACGCCGCGGGCGACGAGCTCGCGCAGCACCGACTGCGGAACGTGCTCGTGGTCGAAGGTGACGACGTCGACGGTCTCGGCGAAGGCGGCGACAGCGTCGAGGTCGAGGTGGCTGCCGTACGCGGTCACGGCGAGCGCGGCCGGCTCGTTCTCGGTGACCGCGAGCACGCGCAGCGTGATTCCGAGGTTGACGGCTGCCGGGATCATCATTCTGGCGAGCTGTCCGCCGCCGATCACACCGACGATTTTCGACATGGGTTACGACTCCTGCGGTTCTCCAGCCCGACGACAGGCTTTCACTTCGGACGATGACGGGGCGGCTAGACTTCCAGCCCTACTGACTATCTTCGCCTACAAATGCGGCCCGTCCGCATCCCCGGCGAACCGGACCATCGGGTGGTGGCATGCGAGCTCTCATCGCACAGCTCGGCCGCTTCGGCGCCGTCGGGCTGGTGGGGGTCGGTATCGACGTCGGCGTGTTCAACCTGCTGCGCCTGACCGTGCTCAGCCCCGACGACCTGCACGAGGGCCCGGTGATCGCGAAGATCATCTCGACCTCGCTCGCCATCGTGGCGAACTGGCTCGGCAACCGCTACTGGACCTTCGGCAACGAGCGGCGACCGCACTGGGTGCGCGAGGCGGTGGAGTTCCTGCTGGTCAGCCTCGGCGGCATGCTCATCGCGCTCGGCTGCCTCTGGGTGTCGCACTACGTGCTCGGCTTCGACTCCGTGCTCGCCGACAACGTCTCGACGAACGTGGTCGGCCTCGCCCTCGGCACGGCGTTCCGCTTCACCTTCTACCGGCTCTGGGTCTTCGGCGCGCACCGCGAGGGGTCCGGCCTGCACACCCGGCAGCAGGCGCCCGAGCCCGCGGCTGCTCCCGAGCCCGCTCCGGCGCTCGACTAGCGGTAACCCCAGGCGGTCGTCTCGTCCGAGCCCGCCGACTGCTCCTGCTGCCGGCGCGCGGCGACGGGGTTCTGGCTGAGCTCCATCAGGTCGTGCAGGGCCTCCTGCACGAGGTCGGCGCCCGGCACGTCGCGCAGCACGATCGGCTTGTCGAGCCCGGTGTTGATGAGCACGTCGCCGCTGCGGAACACGCTCTGTATCGCGTTCTGCCGCACCGTCACGTCGTAGCCGCGGCTGTGCAGCAGCTCCTGCCGCACGCGCACGAAGAAGCCCGACCGCAGCACGATGCGCCGCGTGGTGATCGTGTAGTGGCGTCCGAGCCAGGCGAGCAGCGGCAGCAGCCAGAGCAGGATCCCGAGCACCAGCGCCGACCCGAGCACAACGAGGTTCTGCCACATCTCGGCGAAGCTGCCGTAGAAGTAGCCCGTGGCCGCCAGAATCAGGATGACGGCGAGGCTGGGCCAGATGAGGGCGCGACCGTGTGGTCGCAGCCGTGCGACGACGGCTTCTGGAACCCTGCTCTCGGTGGTGGACATGCCTTATTCATACCGCAGATGTGTCACGTCGCCCGCGGCGACAGCCGTAACCTGGCCATCCAGGCTCGCGCGCACCAGCAGGCGGCCCGCGTCGTCGATACCCACCGCGCTGCCGACCAGGTCGGGCGCGCCGGGAAGCTCGACCTTCACCCGTTGGCCGATCGTGGTGCAGAGGTCGGTCACCTGCTCGGCGACACCACTGCCCAGCGGGTCGGCCCCGAGCCGCACGAACCCGGTGTAGAGCTCACGGAGTGTCGTGAGGTAGACGCTCAGCGCGGCATCCGCCAGTTCGTCGCCCTCGAGAGCGGCACCCGAGAGGGCGAGCGACGTCGAGACAGGGGTGGGCAGCTGCTCGCGGGTCAGCGACAGGTTGAGCCCCGCGCCGACCACGACCGCGTCGCCGCCGGGGAGGAGTTCGGCCAGCAAGCCGGAAACCTTGAGGCCGTCGATCTGCACGTCGTTGGGCCACTTGAGGCCCACGCGCGACGGCTCGACGACCGACTGCACGGCGCGCGTCATCGCGACACCCGCGATGAGCGGCAACCAGCCGTAGTGCTGTGTGTCGAGTGGTTCGCCGGCGGGCAGTACGGGCCGCAGCAGCACGGAGATGGAGAGGCTCGCACCGGGCGGCGCGACCCAGACCCGGCCGAGGCGCCCGCGTCCCGCGGTCTGGCTGCCCGTGACCACGACCGCGAAGTCGTCGACCGGGCCGGCGGCGACGCGGGCGACCAGCGCGTCATTGGTCGAACCGACCTCGGGCAACACCGCCAGGTCGTCGACGACGGCGGCACTGCGGGGAAGTCTCATGCGTCAAGGCTAGTCGCCACCCAGCGGTGCTCCTCCCCCTCGTTGCGTCGGCGACGGCGCGCGAGCGCCATCGACCGGGCGGGCACGCCGATGAACAGCGCGACGAATCCGAGCGCCGTGCGGTCGTGCGATCCGAACGCCTGTTTGCGCTCCCACGCCCGGCGCAGCAGTCCCCCGGCGGAGCCCCGCAGAGAGGGCCGCGTGGCGAGCGCGTCGGCGGCGCGGGCCGCGAGCAGCCCGTCGAGCGCTGCGAGCCAGTCGTTGTCGGCGGGGTCGTGGAAGTAGTTGTCGTCGAGCCAGTCGGCGCGCGGGTGCTCGAAGCGCAGCTGGCGGATCGCCTCGCCGCTGCCGAACAGCCCGCTGCCGACGAACACGGTGTTGATCAGCTCGGGCGACACCCCGAACTCGTCGATGACGCGCACCGGGATGTGTCGGGCGACCGCCTCGATCACCGCGGTCGAGCTCACCGTGACGAGGGCGCGCGCGGTGTCGAGCGCCGCGGCCATGGGTCCCGCCGCGACGACGATGTTCGACGGCACGTCGCTCCGCGCCGCGAGCAGGTCGGGATAGCTGTGCGCCTCGGCGTGGGTCTGCTGCTCGGCACCGAGCGCGCGCACCTTGATCACGACCCGGTGGTCGGGGTTGTGCCGCGCCGTCGCGAGCAGGATGTCGAGCACCCGTTCGCGGTCGGCGAGCGCGTCGGGAACGATCGACTGCACCGCGAACACGATGTCGCGCCCGTCGGCCGCCGTGCGGTCGCTCATGAAGGGGAGCGTCGCGAGCCCGAGCGTGTGGTTCCAGCCGCGCTTGGCCCCGACGACCGTGAACTCGCGGATCTCCTGCTTGGAGTGCAGCACCATGAGGTCCGCCTGCCCGCGGTAGAACAGTGCCTTCCAGGTGGCGGGGATCGAGATTCCCGGCAGCCCGCTGACGAGGACCGGCCGGTGGGGCAGGTCGGCGAGGACCCGCATAACGACGGATGCCGCGGGCCCGCGCATCGCGACGATGACGACGTCGGGCAGCTGGGCGGCCACCCGCTCCGTCAGCGACCGCAGCTCGACGTGGAGCAGCCCGCCCACGTCGAACCCCGACCCGTCGAGCGCGGCCGCCAGCTGGGCCTCGCTCGGCTGCGCGGGCGTCGCCACCAGGGCGAGCTCGCGCTCCCACTCCGCGGGGAGCTGCGCGAGGAGCGCGGCCCCCCACTTCACGTAGGAGTCGGTGTCGACGAGGGCGAGCGCCCGCATCAGGCCTGCACGCGGCGGAGCTTGGCGAGCGGTGCCAGCTCGCCCGGGAAGACGCGCTTGACGCCGTCGCCGAGCGCCTCGGAGACCACGCGGATGTCTCTCACGAGTTGCGCGAAGTCCTGCGGTTCGAGCGACGCGGCGTGGTCGGAGCCCCACATCGCGCGGTCCAGCGTGAGGTGGCGCTCCACCACGGTGGCGCCGAGCGCGACCGCGGCGAGGCTGATCTGCAGCTCGCGCTCGTGTCCCGAGTAGCCGACCGGCACGCCGGCGAAGCGCTCGGCGAGCGTCGGGATCATGCGCAGGTTGGCCTCTTCGGTGGGCATCGGGTACGACGACGTGGCGTGCAGCACGATCAGCTGGTCGCGGTCGAACACCTCGACGGCCGCGTCGATCTGCTCCATCGTCGACATTCCGGTGGAGAGGATGACGGGCTTGCCGGTCGCGGCGAGCGCCTGCAGCATGCCGATGTCGGTGACCGACGCCGACGCGACCTTGTGCGCGACCACGTTGAGGTCTTCGAGGAACGCGACGGCCGGCTCGTCCCACGGGGAGGCGAACCAGTCGAGGCCGCGCAGCGTGGCGTGGTCGCCGACCTCGATGTACTGCTCGCGGTCGAACTCGACCCGGTAGCGGTAGTCGAGGTAGGTCATGGTGCCCCACGGCGTCTCGCGCATGACGCTCTTCATGTGCTCGGGCGTCGACACGTCGGGGGTGCGCTTCTGGAACTTGACGGCCTGCGCGCCCGCGTCGGCGGCGACGTCGATCATCTGCTTGGCGAGCTCGACGCTGCCGTTGTGATTGAGCCCGATTTCCGCGATGACATAGACGGGGTGACCGGCGCCGATGGAGTGAGATCCGATGCTGATTGTCATGCTGTTCCTTCTCTGTTGGGCAACGCGAGCTCAGCGAGTTCACGGACGGCGCCGTCGCCGCCACGACGGGTGAGGATCACCCGGGCGGCGGAGATGACGAGGGGGTGGGCGTCTGCCACGGCGACGGGCCAGCCGACGATCGCGAGGCAGCCGAGGTCGTTGACGTCGTTGCCGACGTAGGCGACGCGGTCGAGGGGGATGGCGTTCGCGGCGGCCCACTCGGTGAGCGCCGTCGCCTTGTCGTCGAGGCCCTGCAGCACCTCGACGCGGAGTTTGCGCCCGCGGGCAGCCACCACGGGGTTGACCTCGGTGGAGAGGATGAGCACGGTCACGCCCGCCTCGCGCAGCAGGCGCACGCCCATGCCGTCGGAGCGGTTGGCGGTGACGAACTCGCTGCCGTCCTCGCCGACCAGCACGCGGTCGTCGGTGTGCACCCCGTCGAAGTCGGTCACGACGGCGTCGACGTCGATCGAGCGGACGCCCCCCTGTGCCGGGTCGATGACCGAGGCGAGGGCGGATGCCGCGGCGAGCTGCTCCGGAGTGTCGATCTCCATCGCGTACCGCTCGTCAACGGCCGCGACCCCGACGCTGCCGAAGAACCGGTACCCGCGCTCCCGGAACCCCGCCGCACGCATCACGTAGAACGCGCCGGTCTCCTGCCACTGGGGTTCGCGGTCCTGACGGCGCGGGCGGAAGCTGTGGTCGTGGTTGATCCCCGTCGCGCCCTCGTCGCCGAGTCGCCAGAGGAAC
Encoded here:
- a CDS encoding 5-(carboxyamino)imidazole ribonucleotide synthase; the encoded protein is MSKIVGVIGGGQLARMMIPAAVNLGITLRVLAVTENEPAALAVTAYGSHLDLDAVAAFAETVDVVTFDHEHVPQSVLRELVARGVNVQPGPDPLQLAQDKLAMRERLAALGIPVPDWARVSDTDELAAFLADHGGSAVLKTPTGGYDGKGVRVVRDAAEAADWFAEADGKPLLVEELVEFRRELAQLVARRPSGELALWPVVESVQRDGVCAEVIAPAPNSAGKLADVAADIATTVAESLGVTGVLAVELFETTDDRLLVNELAMRPHNTGHWTLDGATTSQFEQHLRAVLDLPLGATGCRDEWSVMVNVLGGPTSDAISDRYDAAFADQPTVKFHFYDKQPRPGRKVGHVNAGGDDLDDVVYRARAAAAFFEN
- a CDS encoding GtrA family protein, which translates into the protein MRALIAQLGRFGAVGLVGVGIDVGVFNLLRLTVLSPDDLHEGPVIAKIISTSLAIVANWLGNRYWTFGNERRPHWVREAVEFLLVSLGGMLIALGCLWVSHYVLGFDSVLADNVSTNVVGLALGTAFRFTFYRLWVFGAHREGSGLHTRQQAPEPAAAPEPAPALD
- a CDS encoding PH domain-containing protein; the encoded protein is MSTTESRVPEAVVARLRPHGRALIWPSLAVILILAATGYFYGSFAEMWQNLVVLGSALVLGILLWLLPLLAWLGRHYTITTRRIVLRSGFFVRVRQELLHSRGYDVTVRQNAIQSVFRSGDVLINTGLDKPIVLRDVPGADLVQEALHDLMELSQNPVAARRQQEQSAGSDETTAWGYR
- a CDS encoding biotin--[acetyl-CoA-carboxylase] ligase, with the protein product MRLPRSAAVVDDLAVLPEVGSTNDALVARVAAGPVDDFAVVVTGSQTAGRGRLGRVWVAPPGASLSISVLLRPVLPAGEPLDTQHYGWLPLIAGVAMTRAVQSVVEPSRVGLKWPNDVQIDGLKVSGLLAELLPGGDAVVVGAGLNLSLTREQLPTPVSTSLALSGAALEGDELADAALSVYLTTLRELYTGFVRLGADPLGSGVAEQVTDLCTTIGQRVKVELPGAPDLVGSAVGIDDAGRLLVRASLDGQVTAVAAGDVTHLRYE
- a CDS encoding DUF6716 putative glycosyltransferase, with amino-acid sequence MRALALVDTDSYVKWGAALLAQLPAEWERELALVATPAQPSEAQLAAALDGSGFDVGGLLHVELRSLTERVAAQLPDVVIVAMRGPAASVVMRVLADLPHRPVLVSGLPGISIPATWKALFYRGQADLMVLHSKQEIREFTVVGAKRGWNHTLGLATLPFMSDRTAADGRDIVFAVQSIVPDALADRERVLDILLATARHNPDHRVVIKVRALGAEQQTHAEAHSYPDLLAARSDVPSNIVVAAGPMAAALDTARALVTVSSTAVIEAVARHIPVRVIDEFGVSPELINTVFVGSGLFGSGEAIRQLRFEHPRADWLDDNYFHDPADNDWLAALDGLLAARAADALATRPSLRGSAGGLLRRAWERKQAFGSHDRTALGFVALFIGVPARSMALARRRRRNEGEEHRWVATSLDA
- a CDS encoding N-acetylneuraminate synthase family protein, coding for MTISIGSHSIGAGHPVYVIAEIGLNHNGSVELAKQMIDVAADAGAQAVKFQKRTPDVSTPEHMKSVMRETPWGTMTYLDYRYRVEFDREQYIEVGDHATLRGLDWFASPWDEPAVAFLEDLNVVAHKVASASVTDIGMLQALAATGKPVILSTGMSTMEQIDAAVEVFDRDQLIVLHATSSYPMPTEEANLRMIPTLAERFAGVPVGYSGHERELQISLAAVALGATVVERHLTLDRAMWGSDHAASLEPQDFAQLVRDIRVVSEALGDGVKRVFPGELAPLAKLRRVQA
- a CDS encoding cytidylyltransferase domain-containing protein — encoded protein: MSGSAEIVAVIPARGGSKGIPRKNLREVGGVPLIVRAIRSARASDSVDRVVVTTDDAEIRAVALAAGADVVDRPETIAGDEASSEAALLHALDALDDRGVSTRILVFIQATSPFIDTDALEGAIARVDGGEADVVFAAVETHAFLWRLGDEGATGINHDHSFRPRRQDREPQWQETGAFYVMRAAGFRERGYRFFGSVGVAAVDERYAMEIDTPEQLAAASALASVIDPAQGGVRSIDVDAVVTDFDGVHTDDRVLVGEDGSEFVTANRSDGMGVRLLREAGVTVLILSTEVNPVVAARGRKLRVEVLQGLDDKATALTEWAAANAIPLDRVAYVGNDVNDLGCLAIVGWPVAVADAHPLVISAARVILTRRGGDGAVRELAELALPNREGTA